In Candidatus Cloacimonadota bacterium, a genomic segment contains:
- a CDS encoding T9SS type A sorting domain-containing protein — TSGRLDSLTTKTDEDFDLPEFFISNYPNPFNPEVNISFSLPERSFVKLSIYNLKGQLVKTLINEKYENGNFNIKWNGRNKQNEPVASGVYFYKFESEKFSKIKKILLFR, encoded by the coding sequence ACTTCCGGTCGTCTGGATTCCCTCACAACCAAAACAGATGAAGATTTTGATCTACCTGAATTCTTCATTTCCAATTATCCCAATCCGTTCAATCCGGAAGTTAATATCTCCTTTTCTCTTCCTGAAAGGTCTTTTGTGAAATTATCGATCTATAATTTAAAGGGACAATTGGTAAAAACTTTAATTAATGAGAAATATGAGAATGGAAATTTTAATATCAAATGGAACGGCAGGAACAAACAAAATGAACCGGTTGCCAGCGGAGTATATTTCTATAAATTTGAATCGGAAAAATTTAGTAAGATCAAGAAGATTTTGTTGTTCAGATGA